The sequence TTTATCCAAGGAGAGTCATCGTTCTTGGGTGCAGACGCTAATTGCAGGGAGATAATAGTTATGCATTTTGACAGTTTTAGTGACCTAATCGCTATGGGTGGTTATGCCGGCTATGTATGGGGTGCATTTGGTATGACCTTCCTATCACTATTAATTCTAACGATTAGCAGTTTGAAAACGGGTAAAAAAATTATACTAGATGTAAAAAATAAACAAGAACGCCAAGCCCGAATAGAAGCTGCGAGAAATTTGGAGAATACTTTATGAATCCAAGACGTAAAAAAAGAATGGGTCTATTGTTAGCGCTGTTTTTTGGTATTAGTGCAACGGTAGGTCTAGTGCTTTACGCATTAAATCAAAATATGGACTTATTCTACACGCCAACAGAACTTGTCTATGGTAAGCCAGATGGTTCTAAACCTGAGGTAGGGCAACGTCTACGTATTGGTGGCATGGTTGTAGAGGGTTCAGTTAAACGAGATCCAGAATCATTGAAAGTGAGCTTTAAATTAGCGGATGTTGGTCCTCAAGTAACGATAGAATTTGAAGGGATACTTCCAGATCTATTTCGTGAAGGTCAGGGTATCGTCGCGCAGGGTATTTTAACAACAGCCACATCAATAGAAGCTTTTGAAGTATTGGCAAAACATGACGAAGATTATATGCCACCAGAAATAGCAGAAGCGATGGAAAAAGTACATGAGCCAATGGGGTATTCAGAAGAGCAATTAAAAGGGAGCGATAATTAAATGATTGCTGAAATTGGTCATTTTGCCCTTATTCTTTCGCTAGGGTTTGCGGTACTTCTAAGTATTTTACCTTTGGTTGGTGCTTCTAAACAAAACTCTATGTTAATGGCTACAGCTCGACCGTTGTCTTGGGGTATGTTTTCATTCTTATTGCTTTCATTTTGTATCCTACTCTGGGCTTTTTACACTAACGATTTTACTATCAGTTATGTAGCGAGCAACTCTAACTCTGCTCTCCCTTGGTATTATCGTCTCACTGCCGTTTGGGGCGCTCATGAAGGCTCGCTTCAACTTTGGGTACTCATTCAAGCCGGTTGGACCGTAGCAGTAGCGTCACTTAGCCGTGGTATGCCGCAAGAGTCAATTAGCCGTGTATTAGCGGTAATGGGTATAATTACCGTTGGATTTTTACTATTTATTATTGTTACCTCTAATCCATTTTTAAGAACGTTGCCATTCTTCCCAATCGACGGGCGCGATCTCAATCCATTGTTGCAAGATCCAGGTCTAATTATTCACCCGCCTATGTTGTACATGGGTTATGTTGGATTTTCAGTTGCTTTTTCTTTCGCGATTGCGTCGTTGATGACAGGACGTCTAGATACGGCATGGGCAAGATGGTCTCGTCCTTGGACTACGGCAGCGTGGGTTTTTCTAACGCTTGGTATTGCGTTGGGCTCATGGTGGGCCTATTACGAATTAGGCTGGGGTGGTTGGTGGTTCTGGGATCCGGTAGAAAACGCATCATTTATGCCTTGGCTAGCAGGTACGGCGTTAATGCATTCGTTAGCGGTAACAGAGAAACGAGGCACGTTTAAAGCGTGGACAGTTTTGTTGGCTATTTCCGCGTTCTCGTTGAGTCTGCTCGGAACCTTTTTAGTCCGTTCTGGTATTTTGGTTTCAGTTCACGCGTTTGCATCTGACCCTGCTCGCGGTATGTTTATTCTAGGGTTCCTGATATTTGTTATCGGTGGCTCATTATTATTATTCGCCATCAAGGGATCGGCTATTCGTGTCCGTAGTGAATTTGCGCTGTTTTCACGAGAAAATGGGCTGCTTGCTAATAATGTCCTACTCATTGCTGCTCTGGTTGTCGTATTAGTCGGGACCTTGCTACCACTCGTTCACAAACAGATAGGTTTGGGGTCAGTTTCTATAGGTGCTCCTTTCTTCAATATGTTGTTCACTTGGCTGATGATTCCATTCTCATTCATCCTTGGTATTGGACCACTCATTCGTTGGAAGCGTGATGATATATCTTCATTGATTAAGCCTATTTTGGTCTGTGGCGTTATTTCACTTGTGTTTGCCGCTGTGTTTGTCTTACTTCTGGGAGAGAAGTTCACTGGGATGGCTTATCTTGGTTGGGTGATGGCACTTTGGATTATTACAATGCTTAGTTATGAGGTTCACCAACGTGCAACTCATAGGCATAGTTTTTCAGTGGGTGTTAGAAAATTACCAAAGAGCCATTGGTCAATGGTGCTTGGGCACTTAGGACTAGCAGTTACTGTTATCGGTATTGCTATGACACAAAACTATAGTGTTGAGCGAGATGTACGCTTAGCACCTGGTGAAAACTTTGAAATAGAAGGTTATAACTTTTACTTCAAAGGGCTAAGAGACAAAGATGGTCCGAACTACGATGGTTATGTGGCGGATTTTGAAATCACACAAGATGGCAAATACATCAACACATTGCATGCTGAGAAACGGTTCTATAAGACCGCAGGGTCTATGATGACTGAAGCTGCGCTGGATGTTGGGTTTACTCGCGATTTATATATTGCAATGGGTGAGCAGCTAGGTGATGACGGTTCGTGGGCAGTTCGATTGTATTATAAGCCGTTTATACGTTGGATTTGGGCGGGTAGCATTTTTATGGCGATAGGTGGTTTAATCGCAATGAGTGACAAACGTTACCGCTTCAGAAGTAAGTCTAAGGATGTGAAGGCCTAATATGAATAAGAAAATTTTATTTATACCACTGGCGTTGTTTACCGCACTTGTGGTCGTCTTTGTTATCCAATTGGCACGTAATGCGGAAGGCGAGGACCCTACAAAGTTAGAGTCTGTACTTGTCGGTAAGCCTGTACCGGAGTTCCGCCTAGAAGATTTAGCTGAACCAGGTAAATTATACGATCAGGCCGTGTTTAAAGGTGAGCCTTTATTATTGAATGTATGGGCCACTTGGTGCCCAACCTGTTATGCAGAACACCAAACATTGAATGAATTGGCGGCCAAAGGCGTAAAAATCATAGGCCTAAATTATAAAGACGACCGAAACAAAGCGACCGGGTGGCTAAATGACTTGGGGAATCCTTACCTAATCAGTCTGTTTGATGGTGATGGAATGTTAGGGCTTGACCTTGGAGTTTATGGCGCACCTGAAACCTACCTTATCGACGCTAAAGGTATCATCCGCTATCGTCACGTTGGTAATGTTACTTTGGGTAATTGGGCTGAAGTTTTAGAACCAATGTATTTGCAGATGATTGAGGAAGCTAAATAATGAAAAAGCTATTGTTGGTTTTATTTAGTTCTTTATTGATTTCTTTTACGGCGTCTTCAGCTATCGATGTTTTCGAGTTTGATAATGATAAGCAAGAAGAACAGTTTAAAGAGCTGAGTCAAACGTTACGTTGTCCTAAATGTCAAAACAATACAATCAGTGACTCCAACGCTGAACTTGCAAAAGATCTTAGGGTAAAAGTCTACGAGATGACGAAGGCAGGCAAGTCAAAGGATGAGATTGTGGATTACATGATTGCACGTTATGGCAACTTTGTTACCTATAAACCACCGTTCACTGTT is a genomic window of Vibrio algarum containing:
- the ccmD gene encoding heme exporter protein CcmD, with product MHFDSFSDLIAMGGYAGYVWGAFGMTFLSLLILTISSLKTGKKIILDVKNKQERQARIEAARNLENTL
- a CDS encoding DsbE family thiol:disulfide interchange protein: MNKKILFIPLALFTALVVVFVIQLARNAEGEDPTKLESVLVGKPVPEFRLEDLAEPGKLYDQAVFKGEPLLLNVWATWCPTCYAEHQTLNELAAKGVKIIGLNYKDDRNKATGWLNDLGNPYLISLFDGDGMLGLDLGVYGAPETYLIDAKGIIRYRHVGNVTLGNWAEVLEPMYLQMIEEAK
- a CDS encoding heme lyase CcmF/NrfE family subunit, giving the protein MIAEIGHFALILSLGFAVLLSILPLVGASKQNSMLMATARPLSWGMFSFLLLSFCILLWAFYTNDFTISYVASNSNSALPWYYRLTAVWGAHEGSLQLWVLIQAGWTVAVASLSRGMPQESISRVLAVMGIITVGFLLFIIVTSNPFLRTLPFFPIDGRDLNPLLQDPGLIIHPPMLYMGYVGFSVAFSFAIASLMTGRLDTAWARWSRPWTTAAWVFLTLGIALGSWWAYYELGWGGWWFWDPVENASFMPWLAGTALMHSLAVTEKRGTFKAWTVLLAISAFSLSLLGTFLVRSGILVSVHAFASDPARGMFILGFLIFVIGGSLLLFAIKGSAIRVRSEFALFSRENGLLANNVLLIAALVVVLVGTLLPLVHKQIGLGSVSIGAPFFNMLFTWLMIPFSFILGIGPLIRWKRDDISSLIKPILVCGVISLVFAAVFVLLLGEKFTGMAYLGWVMALWIITMLSYEVHQRATHRHSFSVGVRKLPKSHWSMVLGHLGLAVTVIGIAMTQNYSVERDVRLAPGENFEIEGYNFYFKGLRDKDGPNYDGYVADFEITQDGKYINTLHAEKRFYKTAGSMMTEAALDVGFTRDLYIAMGEQLGDDGSWAVRLYYKPFIRWIWAGSIFMAIGGLIAMSDKRYRFRSKSKDVKA
- a CDS encoding cytochrome c-type biogenesis protein, whose amino-acid sequence is MKKLLLVLFSSLLISFTASSAIDVFEFDNDKQEEQFKELSQTLRCPKCQNNTISDSNAELAKDLRVKVYEMTKAGKSKDEIVDYMIARYGNFVTYKPPFTVATSILWLGPLFVVLLGFSVIIFNSKKKTQKVTQSEEWDAKKEARLKALLDEKNGDKQ
- the ccmE gene encoding cytochrome c maturation protein CcmE; translated protein: MNPRRKKRMGLLLALFFGISATVGLVLYALNQNMDLFYTPTELVYGKPDGSKPEVGQRLRIGGMVVEGSVKRDPESLKVSFKLADVGPQVTIEFEGILPDLFREGQGIVAQGILTTATSIEAFEVLAKHDEDYMPPEIAEAMEKVHEPMGYSEEQLKGSDN